In Engraulis encrasicolus isolate BLACKSEA-1 chromosome 24, IST_EnEncr_1.0, whole genome shotgun sequence, a single genomic region encodes these proteins:
- the wu:fc17b08 gene encoding mucin-2 isoform X2: MCFESILEGLFGSRLIEDLRLFKDCQPEGVSDWSFDENCLFCCLRREKVKEHLLGLNNDSLGSVARPLSFIKDQFNSISNLEREAEEFLNAVLHRKDIPSFTDPDIPVVAREIMQRMIRQFAAEYTSKTSSAQGSGPQPNGTSDQSLLTSHTSTSSSSPSPTPAPSSASVSATASVLTSASASARAPTPALCLSPSLSPSLSLSPSPALAPATPALALSTASASAPAPAPGPAGLTSARNPVLSQLLMAEQEAPLDLTVKKQEVIVCEQDGVLDLSTKKTWSSRGPVPIRAPMTPLVKGASHSLGFAHPRNQQSTSDLDRVMAKLCGHHQRQIVDALGYLETEVKAVKAMASSSVSQVPPRAVVGPHERTHVSPVRTPRPETWDSKRTERAQPFSPKATCKTAGPHTAVEFAMPGSSKREVLDRSYYAGSRNVRGPGLIIDLRGDENEGGNILSSLLTSSHGYETVRHPFQSPQRVCSTKPEPPTPPKDKRASDRVLCASTASEEVRKVSETTMQTGSQDLDVIEVLPSSQPIKSPQPSSEGFPRHAKEIPSPPSISQRPCATISPNPPRTARKSRNSSLPRTKDGSLYRVDPDINCDIVYIGKSITECHLEPSNRMLPRRNARKSIRGHMYTEDYLELKTVRTLARKSTGNGTGNCPLPMPVITMVTPKQVLAKPDGVPPVDMPFPGGECGESVSQTPPPETPRDNEMLGDVLSSVSDADMIVETSQTGQTANQDKVDSNTEMTPVLTGQTTSQDNVESNTEMKPVVPSQTANQDMVDSNSEMTPVVPGQTTSQDEVDSNSEITPAGTGQTASKDVIDSNAEITPVMTCQTTNQDEVDSNSEITPAATGQTTGQDKVDFNSEIGQTTSQDKVDSNSEITPVAPGQTASLDKVIANNEITPVVTDESSLPEDDVIVCSEDHNKQPVLELPVSNENNDLPVSGEQSKVDDDQTVNVDEQSKVADYSEPVSEMTKEDLPPVSEMTKEDSPPESPTQPLPVLDVKGVEESVVRGESPAMTQVDKEEDPDMKESTSDVKSVDQNVDLDNVASVEQLAIETLPLERGNTDQPTPTDEEASDKRIEAESNTRCKPIETEIKAVNEEPSVEDTLSDIPPETLSEKETVTREVFSSPDGKKPKRIRKPRRFGSSDRQLRSRVSDAQQVPQTPEKSALVITEQAPLSIVEQPKSPEAKRPSRSVKAKASESDSSKADVPQGAEVSQTPEKNDQVTTPQLPESVAECQSPETKRPLKSVKAKASENDPSTSEIKESQEPRSSDVQELSQTPEESNQVMSAQNSKSTIDQSQSLDSKRPLRSAQLKAPESVAPNDNVMESATASKEESQEPSADKVKTESSPPEKTVADQAVQTRKLRSTPARKKLDQEGGQNMISASSSADAQPLTTEEQQDTEAVVEICKALSDTTATLTDLPACHSPIKDTVTDPVGHQSVSPAVASPRVSRHMPLRSRTSPVDSDTLPTIVKSSIETCEPLPEKSDPVMVEDNSPQPSQSPSTSSATENSRHMPLRGRSQGIDSDGSSSSANLSENLNRMPLRSSSSISAVQPTSPTPSARDKKVQSYPRPSKSGFLSSDTDSEPSLVGSPLKYRPARSSRVQKKDAVIHDALPGTSNTEPTVSRSSKFLEAMNREEGQLLIANLNTKFDKMQKGWVQMDKEGPQVSRSRNKADRFKHIWKSKRRIRKPRPLESQRFSPVQMLFMKSFHLPSICRWFLQSTETKSLVIVKHLNTRHPSETQLCFQSSSSMAGTSHGNFPSVQAERLKKHLKKFAIASPVKSTAKSQKLIADALEQDPINIEGKDNLLSTAATRMSTKPHSYMGVTQTTDTQKVTGAVKNPASARILRKYSHMREKMQGQHKSRNLKDQKAEHEKASRPKVSTAQKPALPKKNNGKEAIVAKKDNASQSPSSRRSTPRASIKESDKEKVSKSTSSKVVRELADKDTPSPKRAQKTPMSPRPQRTTAATTSSPKSNRPTNKKENLTEKLTNAKSPQTPSRRTTASTALSPKTNANKKDNAAEKHPNVKSPPTPTQRTTPSTALSPKANANKKENTTEKRPNEKSPQTPTSTSDSKAETKKPVAVKTTAVVVTSPPVPMSPDSSVAQDQVLTRSQRKMEEAHRMTTESPKSATKRAQDPVVNASPAKRTRTSLSKTN; encoded by the exons ATGT gttttgagagcattttggaaGGACTGTTTGGGTCGAGGCTGATCGAGGACCTGAGACTATTTAAAG ATTGTCAGCCCGAAGGAGTGTCTGATTGGTCGTTCGATGAAAATTGTCTTTTCTGCTGCTTAAGACGAGAGAAAGTCAAG GAACATCTACTTGGTCTGAATAACGACAGCTTGGGCAGTGTAGCAAGACCATTGTCCTTCATCAAAGATCAGTTCAACAGCATCAGCAATCTTGAGAGGGAAGCCGAGGAATTTCTCAATGCTGTCTTGCATAGAAAAG ACATACCAAGCTTCACAGACCCGGACATTCCTGTAGTGGCGCGCGAGATAATGCAGCGAATGATCCGTCAGTTTGCTGCCGAATATACCTCAAAAACCAGCTCTGCTCAGGGGAGCGGCCCACAGCCCAACGGCACCTCGGACCAAAGCCTGCTGACCTCACACACCTCGACGTCCtcgtcctccccctcccccaccccggcTCCCTCCTCAGCCTCAGTCTCAGCCACAGCCTCGGTCCTGACCTCAGCATCAGCCTCGGCCCGAGCTCCAACTCCTGCTCTCTGCCTCAGCCCCTccttgtctccgtctctgtctctgtccccctctccggCACTCGCCCCTGCCACTCCTGCCCTCGCCCTATCcaccgcctccgcctccgcccccgcccccgcccctggCCCGGCCGGCCTCACCTCGGCACGGAACCCTGTCCTCAGCCAGCTGCTTATGGCGGAACAGGAGGCGCCCCTCGACCTCACCGTCAAGAAGCAAGAAGTGATCGTCTGTGAGCAAG ATGGTGTCCTTGATCTCTCCACCAAGAAGACCTGGAGCAGCAGGGGGCCTGTTCCCATCAGGGCCCCCATGACACCGCTGGTTAAGGG TGCCTCCCACAGCCTGGGTTTTGCACACCCAAGGAATCAACAGTCCACGTCTGACCTAGATCGAGTCATGGCCAAGCTCTGTGGACATCACCAGCGTCAGATAGTGGATGCGCTGGGATATCTGGAGACGGAAGTCAAAGCCGTCAAAGCCATGGCTTCGTCCAGTGTTTCGCAGGTACCTCCAAGAGCAGTAGTAGGCCCACATGAGCGCACACATGTAAGCCCTGTCCGAACACCTCGTCCAGAGACCTGGGACAGTAAGCGTACAGAGAGAGCGCAGCCATTTTCGCCCAAAGCCACATGCAAAACAGCCGGACCGCACACAGCAGTGGAATTCGCTATGCCCGGGAGTAGCAAAAGGGAGGTGCTGGATAGAAGCTACTATGCTGGTTCGCGTAATGTCCGTGGGCCTGGTTTGATTATAGACTTGCGGGGAGATGAGAATGAGGGAGGGAATATTTTATCGTCTCTGCTTACTAGTTCACATGGTTATGAAACTGTGCGTCACCCGTTCCAGTCACCCCAACGAGTCTGTAGTACCAAACCTGAGCCACCCACTCCACCTAAAGACAAGCGGGCAAGCGATCGTGTCCTCTGTGCTAGCACTGCTTCAGAAGAGGTACGGAAAGTTTCTGAAACGACAATGCAAACAGGTAGTCAAGATTTAGATGTCATTGAAGTGCTGCCATCTTCTCAGCCTATCAAGTCACCTCAGCCATCCAGTGAGGGCTTCCCCAGACATGCCAAAGAAATACCATCCCCACCTTCGATATCCCAGCGACCCTGTGCCACTATTTCCCCCAACCCACCCAGAACAGCTAGGAAAAGCAGAAATAGCTCTTTACCTCGAACAAAGGATGGTTCCCTTTACCGAGTTGATCCTGATATCAATTgtgacattgtatatattgggaaGTCTATCACAGAGTGTCATTTGGAACCTTCAAACCGAATGCTACCACGACGGAATGCCAGAAAGAGCATTAGGGGTCACATGTATACTGAAGATTACTTGGAACTAAAAACTGTACGAACGCTGGCCAGGAAGTCTACAGGAAATGGTACAGGCAATTGCCCCTTACCAATGCCAGTCATCACAATGGTTACTCCAAAACAGGTCCTTGCTAAGCCTGACGGTGTTCCCCCAGTTGACATGCCATTCCCTGGAGGAGAATGTGGAGAATCTGTCTCGCAGACACCACCCCCAGAAACCCCCCGAGATAATGAGATGCTTGGTGATGTACTGAGCAGTGTGAGTGATGCCGACATGATTGTAGAAACTAGTCAGACTGGTCAGACAGCAAACCAAGACAAGGTAGATTCTAATACTGAAATGACACCTGTGTTAACTGGCCAGACAACAAGCCAAGACAATGTAGAATCTAATACTGAAATGAAACCTGTGGTACCTAGCCAGACAGCAAACCAAGACATGGTAGATTCTAATAGTGAAATGACACCTGTGGTACCTGGCCAGACAACAAGCCAAGACGAGGTGGATTCTAATTCTGAAATCACACCTGCAGGAACTGGCCAGACAGCAAGCAAAGACGTAATAGATTCTAATGCTGAAATTACACCTGTGATGACTTGCCAGACAACAAACCAAGACGAGGTAGATTCTAATTCTGAAATCACACCTGCAGCAACTGGTCAGACAACAGGTCAAGACAAAGTAGATTTTAATTCTGAAATTGGCCAGACAACAAGCCAAGACAAAGTAGATTCTAACTCTGAAATTACACCTGTAGCACCTGGCCAGACAGCAAGCCTCGACAAGGTAATTGCTAATAATGAAATCACTCCTGTAGTAACTGACGAAAGTAGCTTACCTGAAGATGATGTGATTGTGTGCTCTGAAGATCATAATAAGCAACCAGTACTTGAGCTACCTGTTAGCAATGAGAATAACGACTTACCTGTCAGTGGTGAGCAGAGCAAGGTAGACGATGATCAGACTGTGAACGTTGATGAACAGAGTAAAGTCGCTGACTATTCAGAACCAGTGTCGGAAATGACGAAAGAAGATTTACCACCAGTGTCGGAAATGACAAAAGAAGATTCACCACCTGAGTCCCCAACTCAACCACTTCCTGTTTTGGACGTCAAGGGTGTAGAGGAGAGTGTTGTCAGAGGTGAATCGCCAGCTATGACACAAGTGGATAAGGAGGAGGACCCTGATATGAAGGAATCCACATCTGATGTAAAGTCGGTCGATCAGAATGTTGATTTGGACAATGTAGCAAGTGTAGAACAGTTGGCAATAGAGACATTGCCATTAGAGAGGGGGAACACTGACCAACCCACTCCCACTGATGAGGAGGCCTCTGATAAACGTATTGAGGCTGAATCAAACACACGCTGCAAACCTATTGAAACAGAGATCAAAGCAGTGAACGAGGAGCCCAGTGTGGAAGACACACTTTCAGATATCCCACCAGAAACCTTGTCAGAAAAAGAAACTGTAACGAGGGAGGTATTCAGCTCACCAGATGGCAAGAAACCAAAAAGAATCAGGAAGCCCAGGCGCTTTGGCAGCTCTGACAGACAGTTGCGTAGCAGAGTCTCTGATGCTCAACAAGTACCCCAGACCCCTGAGAAAAGTGCTCTGGTCATAACAGAACAAGCCCCTCTCTCTATTGTCGAACAACCTAAAAGCCCAGAGGCAAAACGTCCATCGAGATCTGTAAAAGCAAAGGCATCAGAAAGTGATTCATCGAAAGCTGACGTACCACAGGGTGCCGAGGTATCTCAGACCCCTGAGAAAAACGATCAGGTCACGACGCCACAACTTCCCGAGTCTGTTGCAGAGTGTCAGAGTCCTGAGACAAAACGGCCACTGAAATCTGTAAAAGCAAAGGCTTCAGAAAACGATCCATCAACTTCTGAAATTAAGGAATCTCAAGAGCCTAGATCCTCTGATGTCCAAGAACTGTCCCAGACCCCAGAGGAAAGCAATCAGGTCATGAGCGCACAAAATTCTAAGTCCACTATTGATCAAAGTCAGAGTCTTGATTCAAAACGGCCATTGAGGTCTGCACAGTTGAAGGCCCCAGAAAGCGTAGCACCAAACGATAACGTTATGGAGAGTGCTACAGCCAGTAAGGAGGAATCTCAAGAGCCTAGCGCTGATAAAGTAAAAACTGAATCAAGCCCTCCTGAGAAAACGGTAGCAGATCAAGCAGTGCAGACTAGAAAGCTTAGGTCAACCCCGGCAAGAAAGAAACTTGATCAGGAGGGAGGGCAGAATATGATTTCTGCATCATCCAGTGCTGATGCTCAGCCTTTAACCACCGAAGAGCAACAAGATACAGAGGCTGTTGTAGAGATATGCAAGGCACTTTCAGACACGACAGCAACACTTACAGATTTACCTGCTTGTCACAGCCCTATTAAAGATACTGTTACAGATCCAGTTGGTCATCAGTCTGTCTCCCCAGCTGTAGCTAGCCCGAGAGTCTCAAGACATATGCCATTGAGAAGCAGGACTAGCCCTGTGGATAGCGATACACTTCCAACCATAGTAAAATCCTCCATAGAAACATGTGAGCCGCTGCCTGAAAAGAGTGATCCTGTTATGGTGGAGGACAACTCACCACAGCCTTCCCAAAGTCCCTCCACAAGTTCTGCTACTGAGAACTCTCGCCACATGCCACTGAGGGGCCGAAGCCAGGGTATTGACAGTGATGGCAGTTCTTCCTCCGCCAATCTCTCAGAGAATCTTAATCGTATGCCTCTGAGAAGTAGCAGTTCCATTAGTGCTGTTCAACCCACCAGTCCTACACCATCTGCCCGGGACAAGAAAGTCCAGAGTTATCCGAGGCCTTCTAAATCTGGATTCCTTTCTTCAGACACAGACTCTGAACCTAGCCTTGTTGGCTCGCCTCTTAAATACAGACCTGCGAGGAGTTCACGAGTTCAGAAAAAAGATGCAGTCATTCATGACGCCTTGCCTGGCACCTCAAATACTGAGCCCACCGTATCACGTTCTTCCAAGTTCTTGGAGGCCATGAACAGAGAAGAAGGTCAGCTTCTGATTGCTAATTTAAATACCAAATTTGATAAAATGCAAAAAGGGTGGGTTCAGATGGACAAGGAAGGGCCACAGGTCTCAAGATCGAGGAACAAAGCCGACCGTTTCAAACACATTTGGAAGAGCAAGCGCAGAATTCGAAAACCCAGACCCTTAGAATCACAAAGATTTTCCCCAGTGCAAATGCTGTTTATGAAATCATTTCATTTACCAAGCATCTGTCGCTGGTTTTTACAGTCCACAGAAACAAAGTCCCTCGTAATTGTCAAACACCTCAACACCCGACATCCATCTGAAACACAGCTGTGCTTTCAAAGCTCCTCGTCTATGGCTGGAACCTCGCATGGTAACTTTCCAAGCGTGCAAGCGGAGCGTTTGAAGAAACACCTGAAAAAGTTTGCCATAGCTTCACCGGTAAAGAGCACGGCCAAGAGTCAGAAGCTCATTGCAGATGCACTGGAACAAGACCCCATCAACATTGAGGGAAAGGACAACCTCCTGTCTACAGCCGCCACTCGCATGTCCACCAAGCCTCACAGTTACATGGGTGTTACTCAGACCACTGACACCCAGAAGGTCACTGGTGCGGTGAAAAACCCAGCAAGTGCCAGGATCTTGAGGAAGTACTCTCACATGCGCGAGAAAATGCAAGGACAGCACAAGTCAAGAAACTTGAAAGACCAGAAGGCTGAACACGAGAAAGCATCCAGACCGAAGGTGTCAACTGCACAAAAACCTGCGCTTCCCAAGAAAAACAACGGAAAAGAAGCAATTGTTGCAAAGAAGGACAATGCATCACAGTCTCCATCTAGTAGGAGGAGTACACCAAGAGCTTCCATCAAAGAAAGCGATAAAGAAAAAGTCTCAAAGTCTACTAGCAGTAAAGTGGTCAGGGAACTTGCTGATAAAGACACCCCTTCACCAAAACGGGCCCAAAAGACACCAATGTCCCCCAGGCCTCAGAGAACCACTGCAGCCACTACTTCAAGCCCAAAAAGTAATAGGCCCACAAACAAAAAAGAGAATCTAACAGAAAAACTTACAAATGCAAAATCTCCACAAACACCATCTCGGAGGACAACCGCATCCACTGCTTTGAgcccaaaaacaaatgcaaacaaaAAAGACAATGCTGCAGAGAAGCATCCAAATGTGAAATCCCCTCCAACACCAACTCAGAGGACAACCCCATCCACTGCTTTGAGCCCAAAAGCAAATGCAAACAAAAAAGAGAATACTACAGAGAAACGTCCAAATGAAAAATCTCCGCAAACACCAACTTCAACCTCTGATTCAAAGGCAGAAACGAAGAAGCCGGTTGCCGTGAAAACCACTGCGGTTGTAGTCACCTCTCCCCCTGTACCCATGAGTCCTGATTCGTCGGTCGCACAAGACCAAGTGCTGACTAGATCgcagagaaagatggaggaagcACATCGCATGACCACTGAGTCTCCCAAATCGGCTACAAAAAGAGCACAAGATCCTGTCGTAAACGCATCCCCAGCAAAACGTACAAGGACATCGCTCtcgaaaacaaactga